Proteins encoded within one genomic window of Carassius gibelio isolate Cgi1373 ecotype wild population from Czech Republic chromosome A4, carGib1.2-hapl.c, whole genome shotgun sequence:
- the LOC127976104 gene encoding transmembrane protein 121B-like: MNTMTAEIIKDISQPDSPVSSAPENGQLLFIRSVASRRDTQTTSGSANLEEGSSQPLVSSSATAQPQSYTMTSGEFMQSTPLFVQRSSKNMFYKILCFLVLVLQGGMLDFYLIIFTDLYWCSWIATDLVVISGWAIFFMKNARSKRERACGFHQKGSIFGCNLGEFTFAYLAWLIYVIASTPKVVLVLETSILDLIALKVPFGITGFKITMLLCAPLLYCLINSVIEDPNGSTRFHSQGCFMSTCLDILDSFTLVELLLKNEIPSIYLRYTVISVYFIALGVPVVWLYELTASEMNCRWIWARFFTGVLLNGPLLVVRCFLVFVYKTPISVFMFKNIFFLGCKCLELVEQCTSLRGVRRFARGRGGNPSQFSHCVSENDMCPHGYVNTLAVNTQS, encoded by the coding sequence ATGAATACAATGACCGCTGAAATCATAAAAGACATCTCCCAGCCCGACTCACCTGTCTCCTCAGCACCAGAAAACGGACAGCTGTTGTTCATCCGAAGCGTCGCGTCCAGGAGGGACACGCAGACCACCAGCGGCAGCGCCAACCTCGAGGAGGGCAGCTCCCAGCCCCTGGTCTCCTCCTCAGCCACAGCTCAGCCTCAGTCTTACACCATGACATCGGGCGAATTCATGCAGTCCACCCCGCTGTTCGTGCAGAGGTCTAGTAAGAACATGTTTTATAAGATCCTGTGTTTCCTCGTGCTCGTTCTTCAAGGAGGCATGCTGGATTTCTACCTCATCATCTTCACGGATCTCTACTGGTGCTCGTGGATAGCCACGGATTTGGTGGTTATATCCGGATGGGCGATCTTCTTCATGAAAAACGCCAGGAGCAAGCGAGAACGAGCGTGTGGTTTCCACCAGAAGGGCTCCATCTTCGGATGCAACCTGGGGGAGTTCACCTTCGCGTACCTGGCATGGCTCATCTACGTGATCGCGTCCACCCCGAAAGTGGTGCTCGTCCTGGAAACGTCCATCCTCGATCTGATCGCCCTCAAGGTGCCGTTTGGCATCACCGGGTTTAAAATAACCATGCTGCTGTGCGCGCCTTTGCTTTACTGCCTCATCAACTCCGTCATCGAAGATCCAAACGGCTCCACGCGCTTTCACTCCCAAGGCTGCTTCATGAGCACCTGCTTAGACATCCTAGACAGCTTCACGCTGGTGGAACTGCTCCTTAAAAACGAAATCCCGAGCATATACCTTAGGTACACGGTTATATCGGTGTATTTCATCGCACTGGGCGTCCCGGTTGTTTGGCTTTACGAGTTGACGGCCTCAGAGATGAACTGTCGCTGGATATGGGCGAGGTTCTTCACCGGCGTGCTGCTCAACGGTCCGCTCTTGGTGGTCAGATGTTTCCTCGTCTTTGTATACAAAACGCCCATATCGGTTTTCATGTTCAAGAACATCTTCTTCTTGGGGTGTAAGTGCCTGGAGCTGGTTGAACAGTGCACGTCCTTAAGAGGTGTCCGACGGTTTGCACGTGGACGCGGGGGAAACCCATCCCAGTTCTCCCACTGCGTTTCCGAAAACGACATGTGTCCTCACGGCTATGTGAACACGCTGGCTGTCAATACTCAGTCGTAG
- the LOC127976096 gene encoding interleukin-17 receptor A-like — protein sequence MKFLYLKGVVFFTFIPVVLNLRLLDDGRSLNCTQEEVQCTAEFNNCLYKEWLIPSDFTPSEPDDLSVYVDVRSNMEGDLEPVIVAEWKARDDGSIVHLKGTELAVLKSSTNEHLCVHYKFLRVFQTMRNSAGEKWSFSLDKVVVDPDSSYVVTVSNLPKPNLQHTTYNIYSKVSVPGCDDPLMRTTKICFERGDTWRPNVTVGRTTGVNGKDILYVAFNPGENAEKYNVVLKCNSDSEMKTLYNESKSLLNVTYNLENWSRTCCIFDVQIQPFFQKCASDCRQKNLSFNICGPVPRSPPEDNSALQIICVGLCLLICAIGICAIYFRRRKPPKGEEKQQEPPPLEAPVAPGPRSILIIYSRDHPLYTDIVLKLCAFLRAKCGIEVMLDLLDTTWLGTIGRLQWIEEKKRQIEQSSNKILVLCSRGVQAKWGAMCGDPRILLREDVRSPVGDMLTLALQLITPDMQRPASCGKYLVAYFDDISSEGDVPSIFDIAVKYKLMKHFEELYFRILDVEKYQQGVKHCIEGIGKDEYFSCPSGEALRNAIEAFQAHQLKNPDWFEKECVTSEEEVRGESDPLLEIPMQPIYELTPVLNIGLPILVKEVDINQEAQSVCSVIPQIQENPEELSVVIINPRVQPEHSGLSYYPPMECSLELPSVAGIGTPIDPQIYPCLLAEPGPMEPSHPSFAFPLGEPSDNGLTDTRNRFLIAPPPSMEHSFNLDQGMDTSQPVEMEESEMEGASEARPSRGSDQGYGSRYSTVRDDPKFQQDLSSLAKLQMNLFLNSPISSGFFTETAEI from the exons ATGAAGTTCTTGTACCTGAAAGGTGTTGTGTTTTTCACCTTCATACCTGTAGTGCTGAATCTCCGACTTCTGGATGATGGACGCTCACTGAACTGTACACAAGAG GAGGTACAGTGCACTGCAGAGTTCA ATAACTGCCTGTATAAAGAATGGCTCATTCCTTCAGATTTCACTCCCAGTGAACCGGATGATTTGTCGGTGTATGTTGATGTAAGAAGCAATATGGAAGGTGATTTGGAGCCAGTGATTGTGGCAGAATGGAAAGCAAGGGATGATG GAAGCATAGTTCATTTGAAAGGAACAGAGCTTGCTGTGTTGAAGTCATCAACCAATGAACATCTGTGTGTTCATTACAAGTTCCTCCGAGTTTTTCAAACCATGAGAAATAGTGCTGGTGAAAAG TGGTCTTTTTCTTTAGATAAAGTTGTGGTAGATCCAGACAGCTCGTATGTAGTGACGGTCTCCAACCTTCCCAAGCCAAATTTACAACACACCACTTACAATATTTACAGTAAAGTTAGTGTTCCAG GTTGTGACGATCCTTTGATGAGAACGACCAAAATCTGTTTTGAGAGAG GGGATACATGGCGACCCAATGTTACCGTAGGAAGGACCACAGGTGTAAACGGCAAGGATATTCTGTATGTTGCATTTAATCCTGGAGAAAATGCAGAAAAATACAATGTTGTTCTTAAGTGCAATAGCGACAGTGAAATGAAGACTCTTTATAAT gaGAGCAAGTCGTTACTAAATGTGACATATAACCTGGAGAACTGGTCACGtacttgctgtatttttgatgttcaG aTCCAGCCATTTTTCCAGAAGTGTGCCAGCGACTGTCGTCAAAAAAATCTCAGTTTTAACATATGTGGTCCTG TACCAAGAAGCCCTCCTGAGGATAACTCAGCACTTCAGATCATTTGTGTTGGATTGTGCCTCTTAATTTGTGCCATTGGTATTTGTGCTATTTATTTTCGCCGCAGGAAACCACCGAAAG gTGAAGAAAAGCAACAGGAACCACCACCTCTTGAAGCACCAGTTGCACCTGGCCCACGATCCATATTAATCATCTACTCCAGAGATCATCCCCTTTACACAGACATAGTCTTGAAGCTTTGTGCCTTCCTGCGGGCCAAATGCGGCATTGAGGTCATGCTGGACCTACTTGACACGACTTGGCTCGGCACCATCGGCCGGCTACAGTGGATTGAGGAAAAAAAGCGACAGATTGAGCAGTCGTCAAACAAGATCTTGGTCCTTTGCTCTCGAGGAGTGCAGGCCAAGTGGGGGGCGATGTGTGGAGATCCTCGCATCCTCCTCCGGGAAGACGTGCGCTCTCCCGTCGGTGATATGCTGACTCTAGCCCTTCAGCTGATTACACCTGATATGCAGCGTCCGGCTTCTTGCGGGAAGTATTTGGTGGCTTACTTTGACGATATAAGCAGTGAAGGCGATGTGCCGTCTATTTTTGACATTGCGGTCAAATATAAGCTGATGAAGCATTTCGAGGAGCTCTATTTCCGTATCCTCGATGTGGAGAAGTATCAGCAGGGAGTGAAGCACTGTATCGAGGGTATCGGAAAGGACGAGTACTTCAGTTGCCCCTCGGGGGAAGCCTTGCGGAACGCAATCGAAGCTTTCCAGGCACACCAATTAAAGAATCCAGACTGGTTTGAGAAAGAGTGTGTGACCAGTGAGGAGGAAGTAAGAGGGGAATCTGATCCACTTCTTGAGATCCCCATGCAGCCGATCTATGAATTAACACCTGTGCTAAACATCGGACTCCCAATCCTTGTGAAGGAGGTAGACATCAATCAAGAGGCCCAGAGTGTCTGCTCTGTAATTCCCCAGATTCAAGAGAACCCTGAAGAGTTATCTGTGGTGATTATTAATCCAAGAGTCCAGCCAGAGCACAGTGGACTTTCCTATTATCCCCCAATGGAATGTTCTCTCGAATTACCCAGCGTGGCTGGTATTGGGACACCAATAGACCCACAAATCTATCCATGTCTCCTCGCTGAACCAGGACCAATGGAACCCTCACATCCCTCTTTTGCATTTCCATTGGGAGAACCATCAGATAATGGTCTGACAGACACCAGAAATCGCTTTTTGATAGCGCCTCCACCCTCAATGGAACACAGCTTCAATCTGGATCAGGGGATGGACACGTCCCAGCCGGTGGAGATGGAGGAAAGTGAAATGGAGGGGGCTTCTGAGGCGAGACCATCACGAGGGTCCGATCAGGGATATGGTTCCAGGTATTCCACAGTGAGAGACGACCCCAAGTTTCAGCAAGACCTTTCCTCTCTGGCCAAGTTACAAATGAACCTCTTCCTGAACAGCCCGATCTCTTCTGGTTTCTTCACCGAAACAGCAGAGATCTAA
- the LOC127976091 gene encoding ras-related and estrogen-regulated growth inhibitor-like protein, with the protein MNDIKVAVLGSEGVGKSALIVRFLTRRFIGEYASSSECIYRKHMSIDGRQLNLELYDPCSQPCEGKSTLNDQIHWADGFVVIYDISDRSSFLTAKAIVHLIRELHLGGSKRDTDSVIFLVGNKQDLCHMREVDREEGQKLASKRRCQFYELSAAEHYQEVLLMFSKIVRNASLGGWAKERRRRPSGSKSMVKLINNVFGKRRKSV; encoded by the exons ATGAATGACATAAAAGTTGCAGTTCTGGGATCCGAGGGTGTCGGGAAATCag CACTTATTGTTCGGTTTCTAACCAGGAGATTTATTGGAGAATATGCATCATCATCAG AGTGCATTTACAGAAAGCACATGTCTATAGATGGAAGACAACTTAATCTTGAACTGTATGACCCCTGTTCTCAG CCATGCGAGGGGAAGTCCACGCTCAACGATCAGATCCATTGGGCCGACGGCTTTGTGGTCATTTACGACATCAGCGATCGTTCCTCTTTCCTCACAGCCAAAGCCATAGTGCACCTGATCCGAGAGCTTCACCTGGGAGGCTCTAAAAG GGACACAGACTCTGTGATTTTCCTGGTGGGCAATAAGCAAGACTTGTGCCATATGCGGGAAGTGGACAGGGAGGAAGGCCAGAAGTTGGCGTCCAAGCGCCGCTGTCAGTTTTACGAGCTGTCTGCTGCGGAGCACTACCAGGAGGTGCTACTCATGTTCTCCAAGATCGTGCGCAATGCCAGTCTAGGAGGCTGGGCCAAGGAGCGGCGCCGTCGCCCTAGCGGTTCAAAGTCTATGGTCAAACTCATCAACAATGTCTTCGGGAAAAGGCGGAAATCTGTTTAA
- the LOC127976099 gene encoding probable E3 ubiquitin-protein ligase makorin-1 has translation MAEAAAAAASTAVIGGWTKHVTCRYFMHGLCKEGDNCRYSHDLTSCKPTMICKFFQKGCCAYGDRCRYEHSKPAKQDEVSSSKPSMSLTAAPLAGTPDPVSDGPGGTTDAQEKPQGLGAVDWVNAAEFVPGQPYCGRADPVPLEGSGPLIEEEYEKELGNKEMKKQLCPYAAVGECRYGLNCAYLHGDVCDMCGLQVLHPSDSSQRSQHIRACIEAHEKDMEISFAIQRSKDMMCGVCMEVVFEKTNPSERRFGILSNCSHCYCLKCIRKWRSAKQFESKIIKSCPECRITSNFVIPSEYWVEDKEEKQKLIQKYKDGMGSKPCRYFDEGRGTCPFGANCFYKHAFPDGRLEEPQPQRRQTGSNGRNRNSRRTPLWDLFDERENSDSFDNEDEMVTFELSEMLLMLLAAGTDDDVTDSEDEWDLFHEELDDYYELYL, from the exons ATGGCGGAGGCAGCGGCAGCGGCAGCGTCAACAGCGGTTATCGGAGGCTGGACGAAGCACGTAACCTGCAG GTATTTCATGCACGGGCTTTGCAAAGAGGGTGACAACTGTCGATATTCACACGACCTCACCAGCTGCAAGCCAACCATGATCTGCAAGTTCTTTCAAAAAGGATGCTGTGCTTATGGAGACCGTTGCAG GTATGAACATAGCAAACCTGCCAAGCAAGACGAAGTCTCTAGTTCTAAGCCGTCGATGTCGCTGACCGCTGCTCCCCTTGCTGGCACTCCTGATCCCGTGTCTGATGGGCCAGGTGGTACGACCGATGCCCAGGAGAAGCCCCAAGGCTTGGGGGCAGTGGACTGGGTCAATGCTGCCGAGTTCGTCCCAGGGCAGCCCTACTGTGGGAGGG CTGACCCAGTGCCATTAGAGGGATCTGGACCTCTTATCGAAGAAGAGTACGAGAAAGAACTAGGTAACAAAGAAATGAAGAAACAGCTTTGTCCGTACGCTGCTGTTGGTGAATGTCGCTATGGCCTCAACTGCGCCTACCTCCATGGTGACGTTTGCGACATGTGCGGCCTACAGGTTCTCCACCCTTCCGACTCCTCTCAGCGCTCGCAACACATCAGG GCCTGCATCGAAGCTCATGAGAAAGACATGGAAATCTCGTTTGCCATCCAGCGTAGTAAAGACATGATGTGTGGCGTGTGCATGGAGGTGGTGTTCGAGAAAACCAACCCCAGCGAACGCCGTTTCGGCATCCTCTCCAACTGCAGCCACTGCTACTGCCTCAAGTGCATCAGGAAATGGCGGAGCGCCAAGCAGTTCGAGAGCAAGATCATAAA GTCCTGCCCAGAGTGTCGAATCACATCGAACTTTGTCATACCAAGCGAATACTGGGTGGAGGACAAGGAGGAGAAGCAGAAACTCATTCAGAAATACAAGGATGGCATGGG GAGTAAACCATGCCGATATTTTGATGAAGGCCGTGGGACCTGTCCGTTTGGAGCCAACTGCTTTTACAAGCACGCTTTTCCCGATGGACGCCTGGAAGAGCCTCAACCCCAGAGGAGACAGACCGGCTCCAACGGAAGAAACCGG AACTCCAGACGGACACCACTCTGGGATCTTTTCGACGAGCGGGAGAACAGCGACTCCTTCGACAACGAAGACGAGATGGTGACGTTCGAGCTCAGCGAGATGCTCCTCATGCTTCTGGCTGCCGGAACTGACGATGATGTCACCGACTCCGAAGATGAGTGGGACTTGTTCCACGAAGAGCTGGACGATTACTACGAGCTATACCTATAG